Proteins encoded within one genomic window of Halobacteroides halobius DSM 5150:
- the ispE gene encoding 4-(cytidine 5'-diphospho)-2-C-methyl-D-erythritol kinase, producing the protein MDIQAYAKINLTLDVLDRRTDGYHIVKMIMQNISLYDNLSFSRGNSGIEITTNHPHLPTGPSNLVYKAAELLFNEFNLDGGLEIFIDKQIPVAAGLAGGSTNAAATLVAINKLWGLGLTKDQLATRGAQLGADIPFCIKGGTQLATGIGTQLKELPTCPKLYLVVVNPPLEVSTAQVYQNLTLDEVTKHPETTKVIKALEEKNKKMVINNLSNLLELTTFDLYQEVATLKDNVESLTNKALMSGSGPTVLGFVKNKSQAKAVQAKLQEELSSKHRILVAQTVNHGLLDS; encoded by the coding sequence TTGGATATACAAGCTTATGCTAAGATTAATTTAACTTTAGATGTGTTAGATAGACGAACTGATGGTTATCATATAGTAAAGATGATAATGCAAAATATAAGTTTATATGATAATTTATCATTTTCTAGGGGTAATAGTGGAATAGAGATTACAACTAATCATCCTCATCTTCCTACTGGGCCAAGTAATTTGGTTTATAAAGCTGCAGAATTATTATTTAATGAGTTTAATTTAGATGGTGGATTAGAAATTTTTATTGATAAACAAATTCCTGTAGCAGCTGGTTTAGCTGGTGGTAGCACTAATGCAGCTGCTACATTAGTAGCAATTAATAAATTATGGGGCTTAGGATTAACTAAAGATCAGTTAGCTACCAGAGGTGCTCAATTAGGGGCCGATATACCATTTTGTATCAAAGGGGGGACTCAATTAGCCACTGGGATAGGAACACAACTTAAAGAACTACCTACTTGTCCTAAACTATATTTAGTAGTAGTTAATCCCCCTCTAGAAGTTTCTACAGCTCAAGTTTATCAAAATTTGACACTAGATGAAGTTACTAAGCATCCTGAAACTACTAAGGTGATTAAGGCATTAGAAGAGAAAAATAAAAAGATGGTTATAAATAACCTATCTAATTTATTAGAATTAACAACTTTTGATTTATACCAAGAGGTTGCTACTCTTAAAGATAATGTAGAAAGTTTAACAAATAAGGCTCTTATGTCAGGAAGTGGGCCAACCGTATTAGGTTTTGTAAAGAATAAAAGCCAAGCTAAAGCAGTACAAGCTAAGTTACAAGAAGAGCTATCTAGTAAGCACCGAATTTTAGTAGCTCAGACAGTAAATCATGGATTACTAGACTCCTAA
- a CDS encoding nucleotidyltransferase family protein — translation MLDAIILAGGKNEGSLKKISSQKYEALIDINGQAMVEYVIKTLEQVSIIDKIIGVGPSRLKSKGINTLVPDQNNLLKNIKWGLQTAKSPYVLLVTSDIPLITVEAIDSFLAQCENIDCAFYYPIIPKNDMQNMFPQAEKTYFKLAEGIFTGGNLFLVNRKVVLKHQEKIKEIIKWRKNPWKLVRMLGPKFIFKYWIRTLSISEVEDRINDLLGYPGRGIILPYPEVGFDVDHINQFKIIKDIYANRKAN, via the coding sequence ATGTTAGATGCTATTATTTTGGCTGGAGGTAAGAATGAGGGAAGTTTAAAAAAAATAAGCAGTCAAAAATATGAAGCATTAATTGATATTAATGGTCAAGCTATGGTTGAATATGTAATTAAGACCTTAGAACAAGTTAGTATTATAGATAAGATTATTGGGGTTGGCCCCTCTAGATTAAAGAGTAAAGGAATTAATACTTTAGTTCCCGACCAAAATAACTTGTTAAAAAATATTAAATGGGGCTTACAGACGGCTAAAAGCCCCTATGTGTTATTAGTAACATCTGATATTCCACTAATTACAGTTGAAGCTATTGATTCTTTTTTGGCCCAGTGCGAGAATATAGATTGTGCTTTTTATTATCCTATAATTCCTAAAAATGATATGCAAAATATGTTTCCTCAGGCTGAAAAAACATATTTTAAATTAGCTGAAGGTATATTTACTGGTGGTAATTTATTTTTAGTGAACCGTAAAGTTGTTTTAAAACATCAAGAAAAGATTAAAGAAATTATAAAGTGGCGTAAGAATCCCTGGAAGCTAGTACGAATGTTAGGGCCAAAGTTTATTTTCAAGTATTGGATAAGAACTTTATCTATCTCAGAGGTTGAAGATAGAATTAATGATTTATTAGGTTACCCAGGGCGAGGGATTATTCTACCTTATCCAGAAGTTGGTTTTGATGTAGATCATATAAATCAATTTAAGATTATAAAGGATATTTATGCTAATCGTAAGGCTAATTGA
- the purR gene encoding pur operon repressor, translated as MKMRRSERIVAVTKILTDNPYKLISLNRFTERFDAAKSTISEDLAIIKGVFSKEKMGRVETVSGAAGGVRFIPSKGEGDIKEIIRDVCKRLSNSDRVLPGGYIYMTDLIFDPELMSNIGKVFATKFADLEADYIITMETKGIPIALMVARALNLPLVSIRRNSRVTEGSVVSINYVTGSSQKIETMSLARRALPEESKVIIIDDFMKAGGTAKGMLDLMAEFKAEVVDLGVLVETANPKDKLVDDYTSLVILEEVDKVKREIVVKPSSWIQELN; from the coding sequence ATGAAGATGCGACGAAGTGAAAGAATTGTAGCTGTAACAAAGATATTAACTGATAATCCATATAAGTTAATTTCATTAAACCGTTTTACTGAACGTTTTGATGCCGCTAAGTCAACAATTAGTGAAGATTTAGCAATTATTAAAGGAGTATTTTCTAAAGAAAAAATGGGTAGGGTAGAAACTGTTTCAGGAGCTGCTGGAGGGGTTAGATTTATTCCTAGTAAAGGTGAAGGGGATATTAAAGAGATAATTAGAGATGTTTGTAAACGCCTTTCTAACTCTGATAGGGTATTGCCTGGTGGATATATATACATGACTGATTTAATCTTTGATCCAGAATTAATGAGTAATATAGGTAAAGTATTTGCTACTAAATTTGCTGATTTAGAGGCTGATTATATAATTACTATGGAGACTAAAGGGATTCCTATTGCCTTAATGGTTGCGAGGGCTCTTAATTTGCCTTTAGTTAGTATTAGACGGAATAGTAGGGTTACAGAGGGATCAGTGGTAAGTATTAATTATGTCACAGGCTCTTCACAAAAGATTGAAACGATGTCTCTTGCACGTCGAGCATTACCTGAGGAATCAAAAGTAATTATTATTGATGATTTTATGAAAGCTGGTGGAACTGCTAAAGGTATGCTGGATTTAATGGCTGAATTTAAGGCAGAAGTGGTTGATTTGGGGGTATTAGTAGAGACGGCTAATCCTAAAGATAAATTAGTAGATGATTATACATCACTAGTTATACTAGAAGAAGTAGATAAAGTTAAGCGAGAGATTGTTGTTAAACCTAGTTCTTGGATTCAAGAATTAAATTAA
- a CDS encoding MerR family transcriptional regulator has product MANQEASTPIYSIGVVKKRTELTGRQIRYYEECDLVKPARTEGNQRIYSENDIKRLTEIKKLLDEGLNIAGIKKKIGTAGEMANQEESTKSSAYDGRLLNKFDRGGRKGLTSLYPVSNRAQLYEVLDKKNKNN; this is encoded by the coding sequence ATGGCTAACCAAGAAGCTTCTACTCCTATTTATTCTATTGGGGTAGTAAAAAAAAGAACAGAGTTGACAGGAAGACAAATACGCTATTATGAAGAATGTGATTTAGTTAAGCCAGCTCGAACAGAAGGAAATCAACGAATTTACTCTGAAAATGATATTAAACGATTAACAGAAATAAAAAAGTTATTGGATGAAGGTTTAAATATAGCTGGGATTAAAAAGAAGATAGGTACTGCTGGTGAAATGGCTAACCAAGAAGAGTCTACTAAAAGTTCTGCTTACGATGGTCGACTGTTAAATAAGTTTGATCGTGGGGGGAGAAAGGGATTAACTTCTTTGTATCCAGTCTCTAATCGAGCCCAATTATACGAGGTATTAGATAAGAAGAATAAGAATAATTAA
- a CDS encoding N-acyl-D-amino-acid deacylase family protein: MLDILIKQGLVVDGTGRSKFKGDIGIQAGKIIQVGSITSSAKEVIDAQGLIVAPGFIDIHSHGELAILVDSRASSKVYQGITTEVVGNCGSSLAPVYKHVLSEVENELDDYNLALSWYDMEGYLNQLSQQGIGVNIASLVGHGLLRKGVIGYAKRKAKACELKKMKQLLEQALKEGAYGLSTGLVYPPSSYASMKELIELAKIVADYNGLYTSHLRDEGDCLLEAVKEAITIGQQAGVRVQISHHKAIGRNNWGKVKKSLALLEEARAEGIDISCDLYPYLAISTGLSSLLPDWVFGGSKDEVIIKIKKYQKEIITYLNQERAKKDGWDKIMIAEAKNYKEWEGLTIAKIAKRKGKVPAQVAVDLLIAEKLDVAMIRFSLAEDDLIQVLQAKFSMIGTDATSRVKDTILADNHCHPRTYGTFPRVINKYVKGGVLSLEEAIKKMTYLAAKKLGLNRGQLAPDLYADVVIFDLKKIKDKANYQYPHQYAQGIKYVIINGELVIKEGRQVSNNSGRVLKNKL; the protein is encoded by the coding sequence ATGTTAGATATATTGATTAAGCAAGGATTAGTAGTTGATGGTACTGGGCGATCTAAATTTAAGGGCGATATTGGGATTCAAGCGGGAAAGATTATTCAGGTGGGTTCTATTACTAGTTCAGCGAAAGAAGTTATTGATGCTCAAGGATTAATTGTAGCACCTGGATTTATAGATATTCATTCGCATGGGGAGTTAGCTATTCTTGTTGATTCTAGAGCTAGTAGTAAAGTTTATCAGGGGATTACCACTGAAGTAGTTGGAAACTGTGGTTCTTCTTTAGCTCCAGTTTATAAGCATGTTCTATCAGAAGTTGAAAATGAGCTAGATGATTATAACTTAGCTTTATCCTGGTATGATATGGAGGGGTATTTAAACCAGTTATCCCAGCAAGGAATAGGAGTTAATATTGCTAGTTTAGTAGGTCATGGTTTACTAAGAAAAGGTGTTATAGGTTATGCTAAGCGAAAAGCTAAAGCATGTGAATTAAAAAAAATGAAACAATTATTAGAGCAAGCTTTAAAAGAGGGGGCTTATGGTTTATCAACAGGCTTAGTTTACCCACCATCTAGTTATGCGAGTATGAAAGAACTGATTGAGTTAGCTAAAATAGTAGCAGATTATAATGGACTTTATACTAGTCATCTTAGAGATGAAGGGGATTGCTTGCTAGAAGCAGTTAAAGAAGCAATAACTATTGGTCAACAGGCAGGAGTTAGAGTCCAGATTTCTCATCATAAAGCTATTGGTAGAAATAATTGGGGTAAGGTAAAGAAAAGTTTAGCTTTGCTTGAAGAAGCTAGAGCAGAAGGGATAGATATTAGTTGTGATTTATATCCTTATTTAGCTATTTCTACAGGTCTTAGTTCTTTATTACCGGATTGGGTATTTGGAGGTAGTAAAGATGAGGTAATCATAAAGATTAAGAAGTACCAAAAAGAAATAATTACTTATTTAAACCAAGAAAGGGCCAAAAAGGATGGCTGGGATAAGATTATGATTGCAGAGGCTAAAAACTACAAAGAGTGGGAAGGATTAACGATTGCTAAGATTGCTAAACGTAAAGGTAAAGTACCAGCTCAGGTAGCAGTTGATTTACTAATAGCGGAAAAATTAGATGTAGCTATGATTAGATTTTCTCTTGCAGAAGATGATTTAATCCAAGTTTTACAGGCTAAATTTAGTATGATTGGTACAGATGCTACATCTAGAGTCAAGGATACTATTTTAGCAGATAATCACTGTCATCCTAGAACATATGGCACTTTTCCTCGAGTTATAAATAAGTATGTTAAAGGAGGAGTCTTGTCATTAGAGGAAGCAATAAAAAAAATGACGTATCTAGCTGCTAAAAAGTTGGGGTTAAATCGTGGTCAGTTGGCCCCTGATTTATATGCTGATGTAGTTATTTTTGATTTAAAGAAAATTAAAGATAAAGCAAATTACCAATACCCTCATCAATACGCTCAAGGAATTAAATATGTAATCATTAATGGAGAGTTAGTTATAAAGGAAGGAAGACAAGTTTCTAATAATTCTGGGAGAGTATTAAAAAATAAATTATAA
- the glmU gene encoding bifunctional UDP-N-acetylglucosamine diphosphorylase/glucosamine-1-phosphate N-acetyltransferase GlmU, whose product MSELAIITLAAGKGTRMKSDLPKVLHKVAGKSMVQHAVDTADKLNPIHNIVVVGYKSNQVEAKTKGDLQFVMQEEQLGTGHAVMQTEDRLSDFEGTVLVMYGDTPLLTANTLDELVTKHQQEDAAATILTAKIDDPSGYGRIVRNQSGQVVKIVEDKDTTVDEAKIKEINTGICCFDSQLLWEALEEITPNNEQGEYYLTDVAGVLAKQEKNVTAVVAKDREETVGVNTKVHLAKAESILRTRVCNKHLQQGVTIIDPQNTYIDSGVEIGRDSIIYPFTFLEGDTKIGEEVIVGPRNRIKDSIIGNRVEIEASTVVDSQIGAGTVIGPYAYLRPGTKVGRDAKIGDFVEVKQSEIGDKTKVPHLSYIGDTTIGEKTNVGAGSITANYDGQDKHKTVIGDNTFIGSDTTLVAPIRVGDNAATGAGAVVTKDVETDQTVIGVPAKPKDDN is encoded by the coding sequence ATGTCAGAATTAGCAATAATTACTTTGGCTGCTGGAAAAGGAACAAGGATGAAGTCCGATTTGCCTAAAGTATTACATAAAGTAGCCGGTAAAAGTATGGTTCAGCATGCAGTTGATACTGCTGATAAGTTAAATCCTATACATAATATTGTAGTTGTAGGTTATAAGTCTAATCAAGTTGAGGCTAAGACTAAAGGTGATTTACAATTTGTGATGCAAGAGGAACAGCTAGGAACTGGCCATGCAGTAATGCAAACTGAAGATAGATTATCTGATTTTGAAGGAACAGTATTAGTAATGTATGGGGATACTCCATTATTAACAGCTAATACTTTAGATGAATTAGTAACTAAGCATCAACAAGAAGATGCAGCTGCAACAATTTTAACTGCTAAAATAGATGACCCGAGTGGTTATGGTAGAATTGTACGTAATCAATCAGGTCAGGTAGTAAAAATTGTAGAAGATAAAGATACTACTGTTGATGAGGCTAAGATTAAAGAGATTAATACAGGAATTTGTTGTTTTGATAGTCAATTATTATGGGAGGCTTTAGAAGAGATAACTCCTAATAATGAGCAAGGGGAGTATTATTTAACAGATGTGGCTGGTGTATTAGCCAAGCAAGAGAAGAATGTTACAGCAGTAGTAGCAAAGGATCGAGAGGAAACTGTTGGAGTTAATACTAAAGTTCATTTAGCAAAGGCTGAATCAATCTTAAGAACTAGAGTATGTAATAAACATTTGCAGCAAGGAGTGACAATTATTGACCCTCAGAATACTTATATAGATAGTGGGGTTGAAATTGGCAGGGATAGTATTATTTATCCTTTTACATTTTTAGAAGGAGATACTAAGATAGGTGAAGAAGTAATAGTTGGCCCTCGCAATAGAATCAAAGATTCTATTATTGGTAATAGGGTAGAGATTGAAGCTTCTACAGTAGTTGATAGTCAAATTGGAGCAGGAACAGTTATTGGCCCTTATGCTTACTTAAGACCAGGCACTAAAGTAGGAAGAGATGCTAAAATAGGAGATTTTGTTGAAGTTAAACAATCAGAAATAGGAGATAAGACGAAAGTTCCGCATTTGAGTTATATTGGAGATACAACCATTGGAGAAAAGACTAATGTTGGAGCTGGAAGTATTACTGCAAATTATGATGGTCAAGATAAGCATAAGACAGTTATTGGTGATAATACATTTATAGGAAGTGATACAACTCTAGTAGCTCCAATTAGAGTAGGTGATAATGCTGCCACTGGGGCCGGAGCAGTAGTCACCAAAGATGTTGAAACAGATCAAACAGTAATAGGAGTTCCAGCTAAGCCAAAGGATGATAATTAG
- a CDS encoding ribose-phosphate diphosphokinase has product MTSSGMNLKVIAGNANVQLAKRICNDLDTELVSAKVNRFSDGEIGVEIDESIRGDHVFVIQPTCPPVNESLMELLTMIDALKRASAEVVTAVVPYYGYARQDRKAKARDPITAKLVANLITKAGADRVVAIDLHARQIQGFFDLPVDNLRGAPILGDYFAQKEMDDLIVVAPDIGGVKRARDFSERLNTSIAIIDKRRPEANVSEIMNIIGDVKDKNVILVDDMIDTAGTITNAASALKEKGAKEIFATCTHPLFSGPAIDRIKESPISELVVTDTIPLPEEKQLDKITTLSVSSLVANAIKRIYDDLSVSVLFR; this is encoded by the coding sequence ATGACATCAAGTGGGATGAATTTAAAAGTTATTGCAGGGAATGCAAATGTACAGCTAGCTAAGCGGATATGTAATGATTTAGATACTGAGCTAGTTAGTGCAAAAGTTAATCGATTTAGTGATGGTGAAATTGGTGTTGAGATTGATGAAAGCATTAGAGGAGATCATGTTTTTGTCATTCAACCAACTTGTCCCCCAGTTAATGAAAGTTTAATGGAACTTTTAACTATGATTGATGCTTTAAAGAGGGCATCAGCTGAGGTAGTTACTGCTGTAGTTCCATATTATGGTTATGCTCGACAGGACAGAAAAGCTAAGGCTCGAGACCCAATTACTGCAAAATTAGTAGCTAATTTAATTACTAAAGCAGGAGCCGATAGGGTAGTAGCTATTGACCTTCATGCCCGCCAAATTCAAGGTTTCTTTGATTTACCAGTAGATAATTTAAGAGGAGCTCCAATTTTAGGAGATTATTTTGCTCAAAAGGAAATGGACGATTTAATTGTAGTAGCACCGGATATTGGTGGAGTTAAGCGAGCCAGAGATTTTTCAGAAAGGTTAAATACTTCTATAGCTATTATTGATAAAAGACGACCAGAGGCTAATGTATCTGAAATTATGAATATTATTGGAGATGTAAAAGATAAGAATGTAATCTTAGTTGATGATATGATTGATACTGCTGGAACAATTACTAATGCTGCTAGTGCTTTGAAAGAAAAAGGAGCAAAAGAAATTTTTGCAACTTGTACTCATCCTTTATTTTCTGGTCCAGCGATTGATAGAATTAAAGAATCTCCTATTAGTGAATTAGTGGTTACTGATACTATTCCATTACCAGAGGAAAAACAATTAGATAAGATAACCACTTTATCAGTATCTTCATTAGTAGCTAATGCAATTAAGAGAATTTATGATGATTTATCAGTAAGTGTGTTATTTCGTTGA
- a CDS encoding 50S ribosomal protein L25, producing the protein MERLQLDAEIREKTGSGVARRLRENGLVPGVLYGKDRESVSVKLNEKKVNKVIGGNQIIDLELNDGTTQPVMVKDVQRDVIKGNLVHVDLHHISLDEPVTIEVRVELDGPAAGQQEGGVLEQLLRKLEVECLPADIPDKVVVDVSELKIGQSLSVDDIELEDELEIVSSPQETIATVVLPDELDLDEPGEETEEEELEEPEVIGEEDEDEELEEELEE; encoded by the coding sequence ATGGAACGTTTGCAACTTGATGCTGAAATAAGAGAAAAAACTGGTTCAGGTGTTGCTCGTCGGCTAAGAGAAAACGGATTAGTGCCGGGCGTACTTTATGGTAAAGACAGAGAATCAGTTAGTGTAAAACTAAATGAGAAAAAAGTTAATAAGGTAATAGGTGGAAATCAAATTATTGATTTAGAGTTAAATGATGGAACTACGCAACCAGTAATGGTTAAGGATGTTCAACGTGATGTAATCAAAGGTAATCTAGTTCATGTTGATTTACATCATATTTCTCTTGATGAGCCTGTTACAATTGAAGTGAGAGTAGAACTTGATGGTCCTGCAGCTGGTCAACAGGAAGGTGGGGTTTTAGAGCAACTACTTAGAAAGCTTGAGGTTGAATGTTTACCTGCTGATATTCCAGACAAGGTTGTAGTTGATGTTTCTGAGCTTAAAATTGGACAATCTTTAAGTGTAGATGATATTGAATTAGAAGATGAGCTTGAAATTGTAAGTAGTCCACAAGAAACAATAGCTACTGTTGTTCTTCCTGATGAGTTAGACTTAGATGAACCAGGTGAAGAAACAGAAGAAGAAGAATTAGAAGAGCCAGAAGTTATTGGTGAAGAAGATGAAGATGAAGAATTAGAAGAAGAGTTAGAAGAGTAA
- the pth gene encoding aminoacyl-tRNA hydrolase has product MKLIVGLGNPGIKYQSTRHNAGFMALDRLAKNYHTEINREEHKAMIEKIRVNGETIILAKPQTFMNKSGQAVKKISDYYDIDPKDIVIVYDDLDLAPGRIRVRPTGGHGGHNGIKSIFAGLGTKEFPRLRVGIGRPKQMSVVDYVLDQFETEEWSKIDQALDEAVDALKLYLEQDDIQLVMNQYN; this is encoded by the coding sequence ATGAAATTAATTGTTGGATTGGGTAATCCTGGTATCAAGTATCAATCCACTCGACATAATGCAGGGTTTATGGCACTTGATAGATTAGCTAAAAACTATCACACAGAAATTAATAGAGAAGAACATAAAGCAATGATAGAAAAAATTAGAGTTAATGGTGAAACTATTATTTTAGCTAAACCCCAGACATTTATGAATAAGAGTGGACAAGCAGTTAAAAAGATAAGTGATTATTATGATATTGACCCTAAGGATATAGTAATAGTTTATGATGATTTAGATTTAGCTCCTGGTCGAATTAGAGTTAGACCTACAGGAGGTCATGGAGGGCATAATGGTATTAAATCTATTTTTGCTGGATTAGGGACTAAAGAGTTTCCTCGTTTGCGAGTTGGAATTGGTCGCCCTAAACAGATGTCAGTTGTTGATTATGTACTAGATCAATTTGAGACTGAAGAGTGGTCTAAAATTGATCAGGCCTTAGATGAAGCCGTAGATGCTTTAAAATTATATCTAGAGCAAGATGATATACAATTAGTAATGAATCAGTATAACTAA
- a CDS encoding anti-sigma-F factor Fin family protein — translation MNLVYRCPQCQKVIDQLAVPGEIDDEALGFNVLTAEEREDIIEVEEDNTYVNVVCDECAQDYAANQTLYNTQIH, via the coding sequence ATGAACTTAGTTTATAGATGCCCCCAATGCCAAAAAGTAATTGATCAATTAGCTGTACCAGGAGAGATAGATGATGAAGCATTAGGATTCAATGTCTTGACTGCTGAAGAGCGAGAGGATATAATTGAAGTAGAAGAGGATAATACTTATGTCAATGTAGTTTGTGATGAATGTGCTCAGGATTATGCAGCAAATCAAACTCTTTATAATACACAAATACATTAG